From a region of the Candidatus Poribacteria bacterium genome:
- a CDS encoding WD40 repeat domain-containing protein gives MKKTHLLYIVCLLLTNLLLFESLAQDFAAQWHLPEGAKARLGRGKLINIKLSPDSTRVVASTTVGIWIYDAQTGEVVSLFTEKQTKKKDGFFIKIPPETLTFSTDALIIATAHGNSIYVWDTFTGNAFAMLDEHPDSINALALSPDGAKLATAGGDWTVHLWEVNTGKYIKSLMGHPSAVNAVAFSPDGKILASAGSTLRLWDANTGELLHADSKDLGSIDLIVFSPNGKILATGGGWDDTVHLWDVDTGTLRTGLKGHTDTVRDIAFSPDSSTLITASRDKTMRLWEVNTGTEQKSLPTPDDAINPLVAANRMLKLLEQGILPKKRDDVHSVKFSKDGSQLISVSSDGSLHVWDVNTGRYQLSFSLGAYAKWVSALTFSADSKYLVSDSTIEERAHVWSVETFTQEAILTPPQDVMGLTFSPDLKKLAGRIFLDGIQVWDATTKEHLATLEGADRMHDYWPLLFSPDGTMLAGRGRIGALGNKVRIWKTDTGAELFTPKEHTHSVSEYTFSPDSTILASGGEDGTIILWDVETGKSLLNLITGNTKPISALAFSADSKVLASGSGNKIYLWNAHTGDPMGTIGVRENVHALAFSPDGKTLAIGGGDGEGSIQVWELEPNHKIQTVFTGHQGSIYVLMFSPDGKTLASGSADGTILLWDMKQ, from the coding sequence ATGAAAAAGACCCACCTTCTCTATATCGTATGCCTTCTACTTACCAACTTACTCTTATTCGAGAGTCTTGCACAAGACTTCGCAGCACAGTGGCACCTACCCGAAGGTGCGAAAGCGCGTCTCGGAAGAGGTAAATTGATTAACATCAAACTGTCACCGGACAGTACCCGAGTCGTCGCCTCAACAACTGTCGGCATCTGGATTTATGATGCCCAAACCGGCGAAGTCGTTTCACTGTTCACAGAGAAACAAACTAAGAAAAAAGATGGTTTCTTTATCAAAATACCACCAGAGACACTGACCTTCTCAACTGACGCATTAATTATAGCGACTGCTCATGGAAACAGTATTTACGTCTGGGACACCTTCACAGGCAACGCGTTCGCCATGCTCGATGAACACCCGGATTCAATTAACGCACTCGCACTTTCACCGGACGGCGCGAAACTTGCCACCGCAGGTGGAGATTGGACGGTGCATCTATGGGAGGTCAACACCGGCAAATATATCAAAAGCCTAATGGGACATCCGAGTGCAGTAAACGCAGTCGCTTTCTCACCCGACGGTAAGATTCTTGCGAGTGCGGGAAGCACGCTCCGTCTGTGGGATGCTAACACAGGTGAGTTGCTACATGCCGACAGCAAAGACTTGGGATCCATTGATCTGATCGTCTTTTCACCCAACGGTAAAATACTGGCAACTGGTGGGGGCTGGGATGACACGGTGCATTTGTGGGATGTCGATACCGGTACGCTCCGAACGGGTCTCAAAGGACACACCGATACAGTTCGGGACATCGCCTTTTCACCAGACAGCAGCACACTTATCACCGCGAGTCGCGATAAAACAATGCGGCTCTGGGAGGTCAACACTGGCACCGAACAGAAAAGCCTCCCTACGCCGGATGATGCAATCAATCCACTTGTGGCAGCAAACCGAATGCTCAAGTTACTTGAGCAGGGCATCCTTCCCAAAAAACGGGATGACGTTCATAGTGTGAAATTCTCTAAAGACGGTAGCCAACTCATCAGCGTTAGTAGCGACGGTAGCCTCCATGTCTGGGATGTGAACACCGGACGCTACCAACTATCCTTCTCTCTTGGTGCGTACGCGAAGTGGGTAAGTGCCCTCACCTTTTCCGCAGACAGCAAATACCTTGTCAGTGATAGTACAATTGAAGAAAGAGCGCACGTTTGGAGCGTAGAAACCTTTACACAAGAGGCCATCCTTACACCCCCTCAAGATGTTATGGGACTCACGTTCTCTCCAGACCTCAAAAAACTTGCGGGACGTATTTTTCTCGATGGAATTCAGGTGTGGGACGCTACAACGAAAGAACATCTGGCTACCTTGGAAGGCGCAGACCGGATGCATGACTACTGGCCCCTGCTATTTTCACCAGACGGGACAATGCTTGCGGGTAGGGGTAGAATAGGAGCTTTGGGCAACAAGGTGCGGATTTGGAAGACAGACACCGGTGCCGAGCTATTCACACCCAAGGAACACACACACAGTGTGAGCGAATACACATTCTCACCCGACAGCACAATCCTCGCAAGTGGCGGCGAAGACGGAACCATCATTTTATGGGACGTCGAAACGGGCAAAAGCCTATTGAACCTCATCACGGGAAACACGAAGCCTATCAGTGCGTTAGCCTTCTCCGCAGATAGCAAAGTGCTCGCAAGCGGAAGCGGAAATAAGATTTATCTATGGAACGCCCACACTGGCGATCCGATGGGCACCATCGGTGTTCGGGAAAACGTGCATGCGTTAGCCTTCTCTCCAGATGGAAAGACGCTTGCAATTGGAGGTGGGGACGGGGAAGGATCAATTCAGGTATGGGAATTAGAACCCAATCACAAGATACAAACCGTCTTCACAGGACATCAAGGATCCATTTATGTACTGATGTTCTCTCCAGATGGCAAAACCCTCGCAAGCGGAAGTGCCGATGGCACAATCCTCCTCTGGGATATGAAACAGTAG